Proteins from a genomic interval of Cognatishimia sp. WU-CL00825:
- the cobO gene encoding cob(I)yrinic acid a,c-diamide adenosyltransferase, translating into MSDNTEQNARHTEKMKKIKAARDRLMATKTEEKGLIMVHTGPGKGKSSSGFGMIMRSISHGMPCAVVQFIKGAMATGERDFLETHFPAECKFFVSGEGFTWETQDRERDIAKAEAGWEKAKELIRDETNRFVLLDEINIALRNDYLNIDDVVEFLLEEKPAMTHVCLTGRNAKPELIEAADLVTEMTLVKHPFRDGIKAQKGVEY; encoded by the coding sequence GTGAGCGATAACACCGAGCAAAACGCCCGCCACACAGAGAAAATGAAGAAAATCAAGGCCGCGCGCGATCGCCTGATGGCCACCAAGACCGAAGAAAAAGGTCTGATCATGGTCCATACTGGCCCCGGCAAAGGCAAAAGCTCGTCTGGATTCGGCATGATCATGCGCTCGATCTCCCACGGCATGCCCTGCGCGGTGGTGCAATTCATCAAAGGCGCGATGGCCACCGGCGAACGCGACTTTCTGGAAACCCATTTCCCGGCTGAATGTAAGTTCTTTGTCTCTGGCGAAGGCTTTACTTGGGAAACCCAAGACCGCGAACGCGACATCGCCAAAGCCGAAGCTGGCTGGGAAAAAGCCAAAGAGCTGATCCGCGACGAGACCAACCGATTTGTCCTGCTGGATGAAATCAACATCGCCCTGCGCAATGACTATCTGAACATCGATGATGTGGTGGAATTCCTGCTGGAAGAAAAACCCGCCATGACCCACGTGTGTTTGACCGGCCGCAATGCAAAACCCGAACTGATCGAGGCGGCAGATTTGGTGACAGAAATGACGCTGGTGAAACATCCGTTTAGGGACGGTATTAAGGCGCAGAAGGGTGTGGAGTATTAA
- the cobI gene encoding precorrin-2 C(20)-methyltransferase: MTGTIYGVGLGPGDQELMSVKSDRLIRNAKHVAFFRKAGRKGQARQIVNGMLPENVIEFPMEYPVTTEIPLTDPRYNEMLSAFYAEVTGHLIALAQSGEDVVVLCEGDPFFYGSFMHIYSRVKDSVPVDVVPAITGMSGAWTATGAPITWGDDVLTVIMGTHSEDKLEQHIRDTDALVIMKIGTNFDKVVRALKTGGKYEQAYLVQFATMAKQTVCKLSEMTEKVTPYFSIIVVHGQGRRP, translated from the coding sequence ATGACAGGTACGATTTACGGCGTTGGCCTTGGGCCAGGCGATCAAGAGTTGATGAGTGTGAAATCGGATCGATTGATCCGCAACGCCAAACATGTCGCCTTTTTCCGCAAGGCGGGCCGCAAAGGCCAAGCGCGACAAATCGTGAATGGAATGCTTCCTGAAAACGTGATCGAATTCCCGATGGAATACCCGGTTACAACTGAAATCCCGTTGACAGATCCACGCTATAACGAAATGCTGAGCGCGTTTTATGCCGAAGTGACCGGTCATTTGATTGCGCTGGCGCAGTCGGGCGAAGATGTGGTGGTGCTGTGCGAAGGTGATCCGTTTTTCTATGGGTCTTTCATGCATATTTATTCCCGCGTCAAAGACAGCGTGCCGGTTGATGTGGTGCCGGCCATCACTGGCATGTCAGGTGCGTGGACAGCTACCGGCGCGCCGATCACTTGGGGCGACGACGTGCTGACCGTGATCATGGGCACCCATTCAGAAGACAAACTAGAGCAGCATATTCGCGACACGGATGCTTTGGTGATCATGAAGATCGGCACCAATTTTGACAAAGTGGTGCGCGCGTTAAAAACCGGTGGCAAATATGAGCAAGCCTATTTGGTGCAATTTGCCACCATGGCCAAACAGACTGTGTGCAAGCTGTCTGAGATGACTGAAAAAGTGACGCCATATTTTTCAATCATCGTCGTGCACGGTCAGGGGCGTCGCCCGTGA
- the cobN gene encoding cobaltochelatase subunit CobN → MHVVFRESHGLEESETPTDLGQSPADLVVLSFSDSDLGAFAAGWHRADGDLPSLRLANLAALKHPLSVDTYVEQTLEGAKAVLVRLIGGIPYWAYGIQQLQDLARRKGVALAILPADGRPDTRLDDVSTLPKSTLDRLAHLCDTGGAVAAQAALAQLALAAGLYAKPVVGSKALPLFGTWSLANGICAAQRQSDRPLIVLTFYRSYLSSADLAPVEALAQQFEARGFDVLGLFAPTLKQPEAAAWIAQTLRDLQPSAVVNATAFSGKGTDGVSPLDATNAPVFQVALATSRRKAWQEAERGLAPADLAMHVVLPEVDGRLFAGVTSFKEPGKKDPQLEYSRFGHRAVADRISAVVEKVSKWVDLATLPAAEKRVACVLSTYPGADWNMAHAVGLDALASAEAILDDLRDDGFDVAHGTPLAGALSTERLRWSVSDYQAALVALPQTLRDDLATVWGDAFADDLVVDGAFEFSVVKRGKVLVALQPERGSEDVREDEYHDLARTPRHSYVAFYLWVRQQFGAHALVHVGAHGTLEWLPGKSVALSKDCWPEVLTGHMPVIYPFIVNDPGEAAQAKRRIGAVTLGHVPPPLKASEAPQKFAFLENLLDEFSNADGLDPKRRDRLQDGIRSEADALGLSDQLGLGAATSLAEAITRIDTFVCDIKESQFGDGLHVYGRAPVGQAAFDAAPSAVSEREGLLRVLAGKRIAAGPSGSPYRGRTDVLPTGRNLFTTDPRSVPTRSAYAQGVVLAEELVRRHLQDEGDYPKNLIVDLWGSATMRTAGEEFAMALHLLGAKPVWDEGSERVSGVEILPIAMLERPRIDVTLRVSGLFRDVFPTLSALFSQAVRALADRDEAADWNPFVGAIAAPRVYGPAPGSYGVGMGHLNDYGDAGRTRAGEAWLSASSWALDKDQPWQDGDGIRDRVQAADSFVHLQDMPETDILLAQDYAAHEAGFAAAQAVTGGKAALYHLDSTVPDRPRARALDEEVARVVHARATNPEWLAGMMRHGFRGGAEIAATLEHMAAFAHLADAVHPALFDAYHEATLGQDAVVAFLEHENPQALAAMRDRFAELHAAGLWQTRRNSILADLETVI, encoded by the coding sequence ATGCATGTCGTCTTTCGCGAAAGTCACGGGTTAGAGGAATCTGAGACCCCAACGGATCTGGGCCAAAGCCCGGCCGATTTGGTTGTCTTGTCGTTTTCCGACAGTGACCTTGGGGCTTTCGCGGCAGGATGGCATAGAGCAGACGGCGATCTGCCCTCGTTGCGGCTGGCCAATCTGGCCGCTTTAAAACACCCGCTGTCAGTGGATACCTATGTCGAGCAAACCCTAGAGGGTGCAAAGGCTGTGCTGGTGCGGTTGATTGGTGGCATTCCCTATTGGGCCTATGGCATTCAACAATTGCAGGACTTGGCACGGCGCAAAGGTGTGGCTTTGGCCATTTTGCCCGCAGACGGGCGGCCAGACACACGGCTGGACGATGTCTCGACCCTGCCCAAATCCACTTTGGATCGACTGGCCCACCTGTGTGACACCGGCGGCGCGGTGGCGGCACAGGCCGCCTTGGCGCAATTGGCTTTGGCCGCTGGCTTGTATGCCAAACCGGTGGTGGGCAGCAAAGCTTTGCCATTGTTTGGCACTTGGTCATTGGCGAATGGGATCTGCGCAGCACAACGTCAAAGTGACAGGCCGCTGATTGTGCTAACGTTTTATCGGTCTTACCTCAGCTCTGCGGATCTGGCCCCGGTAGAAGCGCTTGCCCAACAGTTTGAGGCGCGTGGCTTTGACGTTTTGGGGCTGTTTGCCCCGACCTTGAAGCAACCAGAGGCCGCCGCTTGGATTGCCCAGACGCTGCGCGATTTACAGCCCAGCGCTGTGGTGAATGCTACGGCGTTTTCCGGCAAGGGAACCGACGGGGTTTCGCCGCTTGATGCCACCAACGCGCCGGTATTTCAGGTGGCATTGGCAACCTCTCGCCGCAAAGCCTGGCAAGAGGCCGAACGCGGTCTGGCCCCGGCTGATCTGGCGATGCATGTTGTGTTGCCCGAAGTTGACGGGCGTTTGTTTGCCGGGGTGACCAGCTTTAAGGAACCCGGCAAGAAAGACCCGCAGCTTGAATATTCGCGCTTTGGCCATCGTGCGGTTGCAGATCGCATTTCGGCGGTGGTTGAAAAGGTTTCTAAATGGGTGGATTTGGCGACTTTGCCTGCGGCTGAAAAGCGCGTGGCCTGTGTGTTGTCGACCTATCCGGGGGCTGATTGGAATATGGCCCATGCGGTTGGGTTGGATGCTTTGGCGAGTGCCGAGGCAATCTTGGATGACCTGCGCGATGATGGGTTTGACGTGGCCCATGGCACGCCACTGGCTGGGGCATTGAGCACCGAACGGCTGCGCTGGTCTGTTTCTGACTATCAGGCAGCTTTGGTGGCCCTGCCGCAAACCTTGCGCGATGATTTGGCGACGGTCTGGGGCGATGCTTTTGCCGATGATCTGGTCGTGGATGGCGCGTTTGAGTTTTCGGTTGTTAAGCGCGGCAAGGTTCTGGTGGCCCTGCAGCCAGAGCGCGGTTCAGAAGATGTGCGCGAAGATGAATATCATGACCTTGCCCGCACGCCGCGCCATTCTTATGTGGCGTTTTATCTGTGGGTACGGCAACAGTTTGGCGCACATGCTTTGGTGCATGTGGGCGCGCATGGGACTCTGGAATGGCTACCGGGAAAATCCGTTGCCTTATCCAAAGACTGCTGGCCCGAGGTTTTGACCGGGCATATGCCGGTGATTTACCCGTTTATCGTGAATGACCCCGGCGAAGCGGCGCAGGCCAAGCGGCGCATTGGCGCTGTGACCTTGGGCCATGTGCCGCCGCCCTTGAAAGCAAGCGAAGCACCGCAGAAGTTTGCGTTTCTTGAGAATCTGCTGGATGAGTTTTCCAATGCGGATGGTCTGGACCCAAAGCGCCGGGATCGGCTGCAGGATGGTATCAGATCAGAAGCCGACGCATTGGGATTGTCAGACCAATTGGGCCTGGGTGCGGCAACGTCTTTGGCCGAGGCCATCACCCGGATTGATACGTTTGTTTGTGACATCAAAGAAAGCCAATTTGGCGATGGGCTGCATGTCTACGGCCGCGCGCCTGTGGGCCAAGCGGCCTTTGATGCAGCTCCCTCGGCGGTGTCAGAGCGCGAAGGGTTGTTGCGGGTTTTGGCGGGCAAGCGCATTGCGGCTGGCCCCTCTGGGTCGCCCTATCGGGGGCGCACCGATGTATTGCCCACCGGGCGCAATCTGTTCACCACCGACCCACGGTCTGTGCCCACCCGATCTGCTTATGCGCAGGGGGTGGTTCTGGCCGAAGAATTGGTGCGGCGACATTTGCAGGACGAAGGCGATTACCCCAAAAACCTGATTGTCGATCTGTGGGGATCAGCCACCATGCGCACGGCGGGCGAGGAATTTGCGATGGCGTTGCATTTGCTGGGGGCCAAACCGGTCTGGGACGAAGGATCAGAGCGGGTGTCTGGCGTTGAGATCTTGCCGATTGCCATGCTGGAGCGCCCACGGATTGACGTGACTTTGCGGGTCTCTGGATTGTTTCGCGATGTATTCCCGACATTGTCGGCGTTGTTTTCCCAAGCCGTTCGCGCCCTCGCGGATCGGGATGAAGCCGCCGATTGGAACCCATTTGTGGGGGCGATCGCCGCACCACGGGTCTATGGGCCAGCGCCGGGCAGTTATGGCGTGGGCATGGGACATCTGAATGACTATGGCGACGCGGGTCGCACACGCGCTGGCGAGGCTTGGTTGTCAGCCTCGTCCTGGGCATTGGACAAAGATCAGCCGTGGCAGGACGGCGATGGCATTCGTGACCGGGTCCAAGCCGCCGATAGCTTTGTGCATTTGCAGGACATGCCAGAGACCGACATTTTGCTGGCGCAAGATTATGCTGCCCACGAGGCCGGGTTTGCCGCCGCGCAGGCGGTGACGGGTGGCAAGGCGGCGCTGTATCATCTTGACAGCACAGTGCCGGATCGTCCTCGGGCGCGGGCGCTGGATGAAGAGGTGGCGCGCGTGGTGCATGCGCGGGCGACCAACCCAGAGTGGCTGGCTGGGATGATGCGGCACGGCTTTCGTGGCGGGGCTGAAATTGCCGCGACGCTCGAGCATATGGCGGCCTTTGCGCATTTGGCAGATGCGGTGCATCCGGCGCTGTTTGATGCCTATCACGAGGCGACCTTGGGTCAGGACGCGGTTGTGGCGTTTTTGGAACATGAGAATCCGCAGGCTTTGGCCGCAATGCGCGACCGGTTTGCTGAATTGCATGCCGCGGGGCTGTGGCAGACACGGCGCAATTCGATCCTGGCGGATCTGGAGACGGTGATTTGA
- a CDS encoding precorrin-8X methylmutase: MPYTYEQNGQAIYDESFATIRREANLGRFDKDEEQVAVRMVHACGMVGLEEHVKFTPGMVAAARKAMEDGAPIFCDARMVSEGVTRPRLPADNEVICTLHAEGIHALAKEMGNTRSAAALEHWRDRLGGAIVAIGNAPTALFHLLNMLQDPDCPRPAAIIGCPVGFIGAAESKDALWADQPVPCMIVEGRLGGSAMTVAAINAIASRKE; this comes from the coding sequence ATGCCCTACACCTACGAACAGAATGGCCAGGCCATCTATGATGAAAGCTTTGCCACCATCCGGCGCGAGGCCAATCTGGGCCGATTTGACAAAGATGAAGAACAGGTTGCGGTGCGCATGGTGCATGCCTGCGGCATGGTCGGCTTGGAAGAACACGTCAAATTCACCCCCGGCATGGTGGCGGCTGCGCGCAAAGCTATGGAAGACGGCGCGCCGATTTTTTGCGATGCGCGCATGGTGTCCGAAGGCGTGACCCGCCCGCGCCTGCCCGCTGATAACGAAGTGATCTGTACCCTACATGCCGAAGGCATTCACGCGCTGGCCAAAGAAATGGGCAACACCCGATCTGCGGCCGCGCTGGAACATTGGCGCGACCGTCTGGGCGGCGCGATTGTGGCGATTGGCAATGCGCCGACCGCTTTGTTTCACCTGCTGAATATGCTGCAAGATCCCGATTGTCCGCGCCCGGCAGCGATTATCGGCTGTCCAGTGGGCTTTATTGGCGCGGCTGAATCCAAAGACGCGCTTTGGGCTGATCAACCGGTGCCTTGCATGATTGTTGAGGGGCGTCTGGGTGGGTCGGCCATGACGGTCGCGGCCATCAACGCCATCGCCAGCCGGAAGGAATAG
- a CDS encoding DUF4062 domain-containing protein — MEKRFQVFISSTYQDLQNARQEVSQALLRADCFPAGMELFPAADEEQFEFIKTIIDQSDYYILISAGRYGSIHPETGLSYTEMEYDYAIEIGKPIIRLLHRDPFNELKGEFIENSDRGRAALEKFRAKLTEQKLVRFWETAKELGLEAFVALADIKKRTNAVGWVRSDTVIDGSAALELAELREKVKIFEATKDSAFIFDDPVATKIRNFVETEHMTTYGQSYDRFAKRNIYLRMLENIKYDRNVFYDLEGEDEDLARDLFGLLMAVGSLVSSSDGIELTDRTYADFGFATLKH; from the coding sequence ATGGAAAAGCGCTTTCAAGTTTTTATCTCGTCCACATATCAGGATTTGCAAAATGCACGGCAAGAAGTTTCGCAAGCACTGTTGCGGGCTGATTGCTTTCCGGCAGGGATGGAGTTGTTTCCGGCAGCGGATGAAGAGCAGTTTGAATTCATCAAAACGATCATTGATCAGTCAGATTATTACATCCTGATTTCGGCAGGGCGCTATGGGTCAATCCATCCTGAAACCGGGCTGAGCTATACCGAGATGGAATATGATTATGCCATTGAAATTGGGAAGCCGATCATACGCTTGCTGCATAGGGATCCGTTTAATGAGTTGAAGGGGGAGTTTATTGAGAATTCGGATAGAGGCAGGGCCGCGTTAGAGAAATTTAGAGCTAAACTCACCGAGCAAAAACTCGTTCGATTTTGGGAGACAGCCAAAGAATTAGGCCTTGAGGCATTTGTAGCATTGGCCGACATAAAGAAACGGACAAACGCTGTAGGGTGGGTAAGGAGTGACACCGTGATTGACGGTTCTGCTGCCTTGGAACTTGCTGAGCTAAGAGAAAAAGTGAAAATTTTCGAAGCGACAAAGGATAGTGCATTCATATTTGATGATCCTGTAGCTACGAAAATAAGAAACTTTGTAGAGACCGAGCACATGACAACTTACGGTCAATCCTATGATCGTTTCGCAAAGCGAAACATTTATTTGAGGATGCTCGAAAACATCAAATATGACCGAAACGTATTTTATGACTTGGAGGGAGAAGACGAAGATCTTGCCCGAGATTTGTTTGGATTGTTAATGGCAGTCGGCTCTCTGGTCAGTTCAAGCGACGGTATTGAACTGACCGATCGAACTTACGCTGATTTTGGTTTTGCTACCCTCAAGCATTAA
- the cobW gene encoding cobalamin biosynthesis protein CobW has protein sequence MSNLEKLPVTVITGFLGAGKTTLVRNLMQNPQGRRLAVVVNEFGDVGVDGEILKSCAIPDCPAENIMELSNGCICCTVADDFIPTIEALMALEPRPEHIIIETSGLALPKPLLKAFDWPDIRSKITVDGVIALADAEAVAAGRFATDVARVDAQREADDSIDHETPLSEVFEDQISCADIILLTKPDLAGPEGVAKAKEVIAAESPRPIPVVEVAEGVVDPRIILGLNAAAEDDMDARPSHHDGHHDHEHDDFESVVIDLPEQVDAVSFAERIERLAKDQNILRVKGYAAVQGKPMRLLVQAVGARVRHQFDRPWKAEEGRKGRVVVIAEHDDVNKEAIRAALVD, from the coding sequence ATGAGCAACCTTGAGAAACTACCCGTCACCGTGATCACTGGCTTTTTGGGCGCAGGGAAGACAACTTTGGTGCGCAACCTGATGCAAAATCCGCAGGGCAGGCGTTTGGCTGTGGTGGTTAATGAATTTGGCGATGTGGGCGTGGATGGCGAGATTTTGAAATCTTGCGCGATCCCGGATTGCCCGGCTGAAAACATCATGGAGCTGTCTAACGGCTGTATCTGCTGCACGGTGGCAGATGATTTCATTCCGACCATCGAGGCGTTGATGGCGCTGGAGCCGCGGCCCGAGCATATCATCATCGAGACTTCGGGATTGGCCTTGCCAAAGCCATTGCTAAAGGCCTTTGACTGGCCTGATATTCGCAGCAAGATCACCGTGGATGGCGTGATTGCTTTGGCGGATGCCGAGGCTGTGGCTGCGGGTCGTTTTGCCACTGATGTGGCGCGGGTGGATGCCCAGCGCGAAGCGGATGACAGCATTGACCACGAAACCCCATTGTCAGAGGTGTTTGAGGATCAGATTTCTTGTGCGGACATCATTTTGCTGACCAAGCCTGATTTGGCTGGGCCTGAGGGTGTTGCAAAGGCAAAAGAGGTGATTGCCGCTGAATCGCCGCGTCCTATTCCGGTTGTTGAAGTGGCCGAAGGCGTGGTGGACCCACGGATTATTTTGGGGCTGAATGCGGCGGCCGAGGATGACATGGACGCACGGCCCAGCCATCACGATGGGCACCATGATCACGAGCATGACGATTTTGAAAGTGTCGTGATTGATTTGCCAGAACAGGTTGATGCGGTGTCTTTTGCCGAACGGATCGAGCGTTTGGCCAAAGATCAGAACATTCTGCGAGTCAAAGGCTATGCGGCGGTGCAGGGCAAACCGATGCGTTTGCTGGTGCAGGCCGTGGGCGCGCGGGTGCGGCACCAGTTTGATCGCCCTTGGAAAGCTGAAGAAGGCCGTAAAGGGCGCGTTGTCGTGATTGCGGAACATGACGACGTAAACAAGGAAGCCATTCGCGCGGCGCTGGTGGATTAA
- the cobJ gene encoding precorrin-3B C(17)-methyltransferase — MSGQGPGWVTIVGIGPGNDALVTPEVTSAIEDATDIVGYIPYVERIAARDGLTLHPSDNRVEIDRSRHALEMAAAGKRVVVVSSGDPGVFAMAAAVLEAVEHGDTAWRDLDIRVLPGITAMLAASAACGAPLGHDFCAINLSDNMKPWALIEKRLRLAAEADFAMAFYNPRSKSRPEGFAKALKALQEACGDDRPMIFARNVSRPDQTIKIVPLTKVTEEMADMRTVVLLGSSQTRIIERDGAPLVYTPRSVAG, encoded by the coding sequence GTGAGTGGCCAAGGGCCCGGCTGGGTCACCATCGTCGGCATCGGTCCTGGAAATGACGCTTTGGTCACGCCCGAGGTCACAAGTGCCATCGAAGACGCCACTGATATCGTTGGGTATATCCCCTATGTAGAGCGCATCGCAGCGCGCGACGGGTTGACCTTGCACCCAAGCGACAATCGGGTTGAAATTGACCGCTCGCGACATGCGTTGGAAATGGCAGCGGCGGGCAAGCGCGTTGTTGTGGTCTCGTCCGGCGATCCGGGTGTGTTTGCCATGGCGGCGGCGGTTCTAGAAGCGGTTGAACATGGCGACACGGCATGGCGTGATTTGGATATTCGGGTGTTGCCCGGCATCACGGCAATGTTGGCGGCTTCGGCGGCATGTGGCGCGCCTTTGGGCCATGATTTCTGCGCCATAAATCTGTCAGACAATATGAAGCCCTGGGCCTTGATCGAAAAGCGTTTACGGCTGGCGGCTGAGGCGGATTTTGCCATGGCGTTTTATAATCCGCGTTCAAAATCGCGCCCCGAGGGTTTTGCTAAGGCCCTAAAAGCGCTGCAAGAGGCTTGTGGCGATGACCGCCCAATGATTTTTGCGCGCAACGTGTCGCGGCCAGATCAGACGATCAAGATAGTGCCATTGACCAAAGTCACCGAAGAGATGGCCGATATGCGCACGGTGGTTTTGCTTGGGTCGTCACAAACCCGGATTATCGAGCGCGATGGCGCGCCTTTGGTCTATACGCCGCGATCGGTTGCTGGCTGA
- a CDS encoding DUF1636 domain-containing protein, translating into MTVELARDLAPVELLVCATCRAGQPTNIEGPRPGAQLASALMEREWPAHVTVKSVECLSNCDSGCSVAVRGGDARWTYVYGNFTGADDAELVHDGIVKYADTADGLVPWRTRSVHFRKNCIARIPPLVLPE; encoded by the coding sequence GTGACTGTTGAATTGGCTCGCGATCTGGCCCCTGTTGAGCTGCTGGTCTGTGCGACCTGCCGTGCGGGACAGCCCACAAATATCGAAGGCCCGCGTCCCGGTGCGCAACTGGCATCCGCCCTGATGGAACGCGAGTGGCCTGCGCATGTGACTGTGAAATCGGTTGAATGCCTCAGCAATTGTGACAGCGGTTGTTCGGTGGCGGTGCGTGGCGGCGACGCACGTTGGACCTATGTTTATGGCAATTTCACTGGCGCGGATGACGCCGAGCTGGTGCATGACGGCATCGTGAAATACGCCGACACCGCAGATGGGCTTGTGCCATGGCGCACCCGTTCTGTTCATTTCCGCAAAAATTGTATCGCGCGCATTCCGCCGCTTGTTCTGCCCGAGTGA
- a CDS encoding cobalamin biosynthesis protein CobG — MTRPSAKGWCPGAYQPMMSGDGLVVRVRPMFARLTRDQAIGLCDLALEFGSGVMDLTSRANLQIRGVKESDHAALLTALNGLGLLPDDPAIEGRRNVLITPFWTDGDLAHKLAAELYDRLADFPQLPAKFGFAIDTAQSPVLQAQSADIRFEQTAQGLILRADGAVFGRLVTPDDALDQAIKLAEWFVSTGGARSKRMARHIDGVDLPAVWQDSPAVLKPYQATPGPNALGQTYGAAFGQIKAAELRNLIETSQGSALRVTPWRLFLLDDAEPVPSPKFITAADDPLLHVSACPGAPLCGSASVNTHAVARALAAKIKGPLHVSGCAKGCAHPRPCHTTLVGRNGAFDLVRNGLPWDEPQQSGLAPNDLIDRIGEL, encoded by the coding sequence TTGACGCGCCCCAGCGCCAAGGGCTGGTGCCCCGGAGCCTATCAACCGATGATGTCGGGCGATGGGTTGGTGGTGCGGGTGCGGCCAATGTTTGCGCGGCTGACGCGGGATCAAGCGATTGGGTTGTGCGATCTGGCGTTGGAATTTGGCTCGGGTGTGATGGATTTGACCAGCCGCGCCAATCTGCAAATTCGCGGTGTTAAAGAGTCAGACCACGCGGCTTTGCTGACGGCGTTAAATGGGCTGGGGCTGTTGCCGGATGATCCGGCGATCGAGGGGCGGCGCAATGTGTTGATCACGCCCTTTTGGACTGACGGCGATCTGGCGCATAAGTTGGCGGCAGAGTTGTATGATCGGCTGGCCGACTTCCCGCAATTGCCGGCGAAATTTGGTTTTGCCATCGACACGGCCCAATCGCCTGTGCTGCAGGCGCAATCAGCCGACATTCGGTTTGAGCAAACCGCGCAGGGTCTGATTTTGCGCGCAGATGGGGCCGTATTTGGCCGTTTGGTGACGCCGGATGACGCATTGGATCAGGCCATAAAACTGGCGGAGTGGTTTGTCAGCACAGGCGGCGCACGCTCTAAGCGAATGGCGCGCCATATTGACGGGGTGGATTTGCCCGCGGTCTGGCAAGACAGCCCTGCGGTCTTAAAGCCCTATCAAGCGACGCCAGGACCAAACGCTTTGGGGCAAACCTATGGGGCTGCCTTTGGGCAGATCAAGGCTGCAGAGTTGCGAAATCTCATCGAGACCAGCCAAGGCAGCGCGCTGCGTGTAACCCCCTGGCGGCTATTTCTGTTAGACGACGCAGAGCCTGTGCCATCACCCAAGTTTATCACCGCTGCGGATGATCCGCTGCTGCATGTCAGCGCCTGCCCCGGCGCGCCGCTCTGTGGCAGCGCATCGGTGAACACCCATGCTGTGGCCCGCGCCCTGGCTGCAAAAATCAAAGGCCCGCTGCATGTCAGTGGCTGTGCCAAAGGCTGTGCCCATCCGCGCCCCTGTCACACCACTCTGGTGGGGCGCAACGGCGCATTTGATCTTGTTCGCAATGGGCTTCCATGGGATGAGCCCCAGCAAAGCGGCCTTGCCCCCAATGACCTTATCGACCGCATCGGAGAGTTGTGA
- a CDS encoding cobalt-precorrin-6A reductase, producing MTMRLLILGGTTEASTLAQAVADRGLNAVFSYAGRVHTPRSQPIPHRVGGFGGVAGLAGYLRDHNISHVIDATHPFAAQMSWNAFHACQQTMTPLIALTRPPWQAQAGDNWQNVADIDGAVAALQGPAQRIMLALGRLHMNAFAAQAQHHYVLRLVDAPSTPPALPNHQVIVARGPFETAGDIALFQDHKIDLIVCKNAGGQGAEAKIHAARALGLPILMINRPDLPPRKAVATAEEIFDWLDHQPATDRGV from the coding sequence ATGACAATGCGTCTCCTTATTCTCGGCGGCACCACCGAAGCCAGCACTCTGGCCCAAGCGGTGGCCGATCGGGGTCTGAACGCGGTGTTTTCCTATGCTGGGCGCGTGCATACACCGCGCAGCCAGCCGATCCCACATCGGGTGGGTGGCTTTGGTGGCGTTGCCGGTCTTGCGGGGTATCTGCGCGACCATAACATCAGCCACGTGATTGACGCGACACATCCGTTTGCCGCGCAAATGAGCTGGAACGCCTTTCACGCCTGTCAGCAAACAATGACGCCGCTGATCGCCTTGACGCGCCCGCCGTGGCAGGCTCAAGCAGGGGACAATTGGCAAAACGTGGCGGACATCGACGGCGCGGTCGCAGCCTTGCAAGGGCCGGCCCAGCGGATCATGCTGGCGCTTGGCCGGTTGCATATGAATGCCTTTGCCGCCCAAGCCCAACACCACTATGTGTTGCGACTGGTGGATGCGCCGAGTACGCCACCCGCCTTGCCCAACCACCAAGTGATTGTGGCGCGCGGCCCGTTTGAAACCGCAGGTGATATTGCCCTGTTTCAGGACCACAAGATCGATCTGATTGTCTGCAAAAACGCCGGCGGGCAGGGGGCCGAGGCCAAAATCCATGCCGCCCGCGCGCTGGGCCTGCCGATCCTGATGATCAACCGCCCTGATTTGCCACCGCGCAAGGCCGTGGCCACAGCCGAAGAGATTTTCGACTGGCTTGACCATCAGCCAGCAACCGATCGCGGCGTATAG